The Nitrosococcus watsonii C-113 genome includes the window CGCCATTGAGCGTGCCTTCAAAGCACATCGCGGGAAGTGCCCCCGTCAGGGATAGGGCGCTGATGCGTTTGCCTTGGGTGGTCGGTTTTTCCCCGTAGGTTCTTTGCCCTTGAGGTGCCCGTCCATAGGCGGGGGTCAGATTCAATACCGCCCTGGTTTCATCGAGCACAATGAACTCTTCGGAAGAACACGGGCTTACTTTGATCCCATACTCAAGCCAGCGTTAGTGAACCCGGGCGTGTGTTTTTTGGGATCGTGGAACGTTTTTTTTCGCGTGATCCGCTGCTTTTTCAGCCCTCAGTCCATGGCCGAGGTGCTTATCGTTTCGCCAAAGCGGACTTCAAATCGCTGACACCATTCCTGGAGCGTTAAATCGGGTTCGCGCTGGAGCACCTCGGCCATGGACTGAGCTCTCGGCTCATCCATCTTTGCCAGATGTTCCACCCCTTCCCTGCGTTTGGGATGGACCGTCCCCGTCTCCCGAAGGCGCT containing:
- a CDS encoding IS630 transposase-related protein, giving the protein MPAPYSLDLRQKVIEVYANEEGSIHQLATRFKLSKNTVSGFLKRLRETGTVHPKRREGVEHLAKMDEPRAQSMAEVLQREPDLTLQEWCQRFEVRFGETISTSAMD